The genome window AACAGCTCCCACGCGGTGCGCAGGAACGTCTCGGCGCGTTCGTAGCGCTGCTCCTGCGGGAGGAAACCGCCGCGCCGGAAGTTCTCCCCGGTGAAGGCGTCCCACGAGGTGACCACGTTCCACGCCGCCCGGCCTTCGGACAGGTGGTCGAGGGTGGCGAACTGGCGGGCGACCTCGTAGGGCTCGTTGAACGTGGAGTTGATGGTGCCCGCCAGACCGATGCGCTCGGTCACGGCAGCGAGCGCGGAGAGCACCGCGAACGTGTCCGGCCTGCCGACGACGTCGAGGTCGTAGATCTTGCCCGCCTGCTCGCGCAGCCGGAGTCCCTCGGCGAGGAAGAAGAAGTCGAACTTGGCGCGTTCGGCGGTCCTCGCCAGGTGCGCGAACGAGCCGAACTCGATGTGGCTGCCCGCCTGCGGATCGCTCCAGACGGTCGTGTTGTTGACCCCGGGGAAATGCGCTGCCAGGTGGATCTGCTTGAGCGGCTTGGTCATCTCACACTCCGGCGTAGCGGTTGGCGGGACGGGCGAGGCCGAGCAGGCCCCGCAGGGTGGCTGCCTCGTACCGGTGGCGGAACGCGCCGCGGCGCTGAAGTTCGGGCACCAGCCCGCGGGTGATGGCCGCCAGGTCGTGCGGGATCGCGGCGGGACGCAACCGGAACCCGGACAGTCCCGCGCCGGCCCACTCGAGCAGTTGGTCGGCGAGCTGCGCCGGCGTGCCGGTGAAGACCTGCGCGTCGGAGGAGAGCGGCGCACCGTCGAGCTCGTCCAGGCGCGCCTTGCGCGCCTCCGCGGCCGCGCGGGACTCGTCCAGGAAGACCAGCAGCTCGCCGAACAGGTGGGCGCTTTCCCTCGACTGCCCCGCCGCCTCCAGCTCGCCGCGCACCTGCTCGCCGATCGAGCCGGCCTCGGCCACGTCGCGTGGTGTCACGAAGACGACGTCGGCCGACCGCGCCGCCAGCCGGTAGGCGTCGGCGCCGTGCGCGAGCACCGCCACCGGCGGCTGGCCCTGTGGTGGCCGAGGCGTGATCGACGGTCCCTTGACGCTGAACCACCTGCCGCGGAAGTCGATGTAGTGCAGCTTGTCGCGGTCGATGAACCTGCCGGTGGCGATGTCGCGGATCTCCGCGTCGTCCTCCCAGCTGTCCCACAGCCGCCGCAGCACCTCGACGTAGTCGGCCGCCTCCTCCAGCAGTTCGGCGACGTGCCGGTCCGGCGCTCCCGGCCGGAACTCGCGGCGGCCGAAGTGCGCCGCCTCGCTGGGGCGCGGCGCGATCCGCGCGCGGATCCCCGCGCGTCCGGTGCTGACGTAGTCGAGCGTGGCGATCGCCTTGGAGAGGTGGAAGGGCTCGGTGTGGGTGACGACCGCGGTGGGAACGAACCCGATGTTGCTCGTGCGCGGCGCGACCCGGGACGCGACCAGCACCGCGTCGAGCCTGCCGCGCACCTGGTCGGTGCGGTCGTCGAAGCCGTCGTCGAGCGAGGACTGCGGGGCCAGCGAGTCCTCGATGGTGACGAAGTCCAGCAGGCCCTGTTCGGCCGCACCGACGACGTCGACCCAGTACCGCGCGCTGAACAGCTCGTGCGGCCGGGCGTCCGGCTCCCGCCAGGCGGCCGGATGCCAGCCCGCACCGTCCAACGCCACTGCCAGGTGCATTCCCGATTCCGGTGCCATGCAGGTGATCCCTTCTGCGGTCTGCCGCCGACAACGGCTGCAAGGGATCACCGGGCGTCGCTATTCCGGCACCGGTGCGGCGTCCACACCCTGGGAACGCACGGCTTCCCGGCGCGGAGCCGACACGTCCGGAACACGGTGCCGATGAAGTCCACAGTGGAGGTGAAGATGAAACCCGCCGAATCGTGGCCCGGCCCGGACCCGATGCCCGGCACGTGCACAGCCCCGCAGCGAAGACGCCCGTCGGGCCGGTGCAACCGGCCGGCGCCGGCACCACCGCCGGCAGTGCCGGCCGCGGTCACCGGCGCCGAGCCGGTCCACCTACCTCATCGTCCGTCCTCGCTGTCTACAGCCGGGAGAACACCTGGTCCAGATGCGCGAGGCTGCGTTCGGTGTCGCGGCGAGGCGCCGACGTCGAGGAACCCGGCCTCAGCGCGGTGTCCTGCTCGATCACGTACCAGCCCCGGTAGCCCGCCTCGTGCACGGCGCGCACCATCGCCCCGGTGTCGACGTCGCCTTCGCCGAGCGGCACGAACAGCCCTCCGGCGACCGCGTCGGTGAACGCCACGCTGCCCGCGCGGACCTGCTCGCACAGGTCGGCGCTGACGTCCTTGAGGTGGATGTGGCCGACGCGCTCCGGGTGCTTGGCGGCCAGCGCGACCGGATCGGTCCCGCCGAGCATCAGGTGGCCGGTGTCCAGGCACAGCGGCATCGGGGAGTCGGCGAGGAAGCGCTCGACCTCGGCCTCGGTCTCCACGTGGGTGCCGACATGGGGGTGCAGCACGGTCCGAAGCCCGCGTGCGGCCGCGACCTCGGCGATGCGGCCGGCGGTCTCGACGAGCCTGGCCCACGACTCGTCGTCGAGGTCGGGACGCTCGTCGTAGCCGTCGAGCCCGGTGGCCGCCGCCAGCACCAGCACGTCACCGCCGCACTCGGCGAACTGCGCCGCCGAGCGCTCCGCGGCTTGCACGCTCTCCTGCGTGGTTTCGGCGTCGTGCAGCGGCACCGCGAGGAACCCGCCGACGAGTTCCAGGCCGTAGCGGTCGAGCAGCCGCTTCGGGTCGTCGGAGAGGTAGCCGGGCGGCCCGAGCTCGGTGGCGCCCACGCCCAGCTCGGCCATCTCGGCGAGGACGAGGTCGGCGTCGAGCTTCGTGCCCCAGCCGGGCACCTCGCTCACGCCCCAGGAGATCGGTGCGGCGGCGACACGGAACCCGGTGCTCACGCGACCACCTCCCGCTCCTCGACGGCGACCGGCCGCCCGGTGCGCACGGACTGCTCGCAGGCGTCGGCCAGCCGCAGGCTCACCAGGCTCTCCCGCGCCGGTGAGGGGTTCTCGGCCCGGCCGGCGATCACCTCGCAGAACACGCGCATCTCGTTGACGTAGGCGTCGTGGTAGCGCTCGGTGAACGACTCCCACGCCCGCGCGGGCCGGGGCCCGGCCTCTTCCAAGGAGTTCAGCGGGGTGCGGTCGTCCACGCCGACCGCGAGGGTGTCCAGCGAGGCGAAGACCTCCGTCCGGCAGTCGTAGCCCACCGGGTCGTGGCGGGCCGCCGACAGCAGCGCGTGCGCTCCCCCGGCGAAGCGCAGGGTCACGATCGCGTTGTCCACGTCGCCCGCCGCGGCGAACGCCTCGTCGACCAGCACCGAGCCCGCGGCGTAGACCTCGGTGACCGTCTCGCCGACCAGCCACGGCACCGCGTCCAGGTCGTGGATCAGGCAGTCGCGGAACAGCCCGCCCGAGGTGGCCACGAACTCGCTCGGCGGGGGCATGTGGTCGTTGCACACCGCGCGGAC of Saccharopolyspora erythraea contains these proteins:
- a CDS encoding LLM class flavin-dependent oxidoreductase; protein product: MAPESGMHLAVALDGAGWHPAAWREPDARPHELFSARYWVDVVGAAEQGLLDFVTIEDSLAPQSSLDDGFDDRTDQVRGRLDAVLVASRVAPRTSNIGFVPTAVVTHTEPFHLSKAIATLDYVSTGRAGIRARIAPRPSEAAHFGRREFRPGAPDRHVAELLEEAADYVEVLRRLWDSWEDDAEIRDIATGRFIDRDKLHYIDFRGRWFSVKGPSITPRPPQGQPPVAVLAHGADAYRLAARSADVVFVTPRDVAEAGSIGEQVRGELEAAGQSRESAHLFGELLVFLDESRAAAEARKARLDELDGAPLSSDAQVFTGTPAQLADQLLEWAGAGLSGFRLRPAAIPHDLAAITRGLVPELQRRGAFRHRYEAATLRGLLGLARPANRYAGV
- a CDS encoding TIM barrel protein is translated as MSTGFRVAAAPISWGVSEVPGWGTKLDADLVLAEMAELGVGATELGPPGYLSDDPKRLLDRYGLELVGGFLAVPLHDAETTQESVQAAERSAAQFAECGGDVLVLAAATGLDGYDERPDLDDESWARLVETAGRIAEVAAARGLRTVLHPHVGTHVETEAEVERFLADSPMPLCLDTGHLMLGGTDPVALAAKHPERVGHIHLKDVSADLCEQVRAGSVAFTDAVAGGLFVPLGEGDVDTGAMVRAVHEAGYRGWYVIEQDTALRPGSSTSAPRRDTERSLAHLDQVFSRL
- a CDS encoding Gfo/Idh/MocA family protein; the encoded protein is MDIGVAGVGRIGSMHAANLAAVDEVGEVLLYDPVPGRAAEVAARLGGGTRAVDTVEDLLEADGVVVATPTDTHPDMVRRAIAAGTPVLCEKPLAADVATSAALVEEIEASGVPVVVGFQRRFDPATAELHRRLRAGEAGSVYLVRAVCNDHMPPPSEFVATSGGLFRDCLIHDLDAVPWLVGETVTEVYAAGSVLVDEAFAAAGDVDNAIVTLRFAGGAHALLSAARHDPVGYDCRTEVFASLDTLAVGVDDRTPLNSLEEAGPRPARAWESFTERYHDAYVNEMRVFCEVIAGRAENPSPARESLVSLRLADACEQSVRTGRPVAVEEREVVA